Within Rutidosis leptorrhynchoides isolate AG116_Rl617_1_P2 unplaced genomic scaffold, CSIRO_AGI_Rlap_v1 contig78, whole genome shotgun sequence, the genomic segment TTTTCGTTATATATACGTCAACGTTATGGTTATGTTGTTATCAACATTGTGATTTGAAGTTTTTCAATGTCAGATCCTTGTAGTCCAGGAAAAAGTTGGAAAACTTAGGGGTATTTGGAAAATCCCAACTGGCGTTGTTGATGAGGTAAGTAAGTGTCTTATTCTAAGCTTTCTGGTTATAGATACAGAGATGGAAAGGATGCGAGTTTTCAACTTATCAGGATCTTTGCAGGGGGAAGATATCTGTAAAGCTGCTGTGAGAGAAGTTAAAGAAGAAACTGGagtaagtagatatattatatgttCAATTGAAAATGTCATGTGAAATGTCAAGTCACTGAGAATAACTTGCTCATTTGGCTTATTTAGGTTGATGCAGAATTCGTCGAAGTATTAGCATTCAGGTATGAATTGCTTAAATCAAACGTAAAAACATAGATTTCATTTCACGCTTGATGGTTGAAACTAAGTTGCTCTTCTGGCATTTCAAAATTATTTCTTGATTTACAGACAAATCCACAATGCATTTTTGGGAAGTCAGATTTGTTCTTTCTATGCTTTTTGCGTCCCCTTTCATTTGATATACAGATACAAGAAACGGAGATAGAGGATgcccaggtattttttttttcatagtcttctcttcttcttttttttttcttttttttttttcttttttgtatcTTGATTCTTGAATAATACTAAATCACTAGATTATTTCTTGCAGTGGATGCCATGCGAAGAATATGCAGCCACACCTTTTGTCCAGAAACGCAAACTTTCAAAGTACATTGTTGAAATATCCTTGGCAAGGACACAAGGAAAGTATTCTGGGTTTTCTCCAATTCCCACCGCATCACCATTTGCAACTGAAGAGAGTTTCATGTACTTCAACAAGAATGCACTCAACAAGAAGTAACGACACTTGTGCTGCAAGCATCTCCAAAAAGAGTATCCACTTGAGTAAAGTTAAAAAGTGGAATTGTAAACTTGGAACAAGAGCTCCATTCATTCATCTCCGTTAGAACTGGAGTTCAAATACCAGTCGTCGCTAAGGATCTTGGGTTTTTGAACTTGAGGTTGTTGTGTTTATGATGTTAAATTCATATTGTATTTTTTAAAATTAAAGCATTATTTATTGAACAATTAGAGCTCAAGTTAATAAAAATTTATCCAAACTATGTACTCTGCAAAGATGCATGAATGATTCTGCAAGAAGTTCTAATGGATTTTTAGATACACAGGctgattttttatcattactactaTTTTCCAAATAAGTCCTTCGAAGATATACGGAAAAAATGCGTCCTTTAAGATAAACGGAAAAATAAAAAGGTAAATTCCAAACATCCCCTTAGTTTAAGCATATTCCACTTTACCCCCCTAAAATTTCAAAACTTATACAAAAAGACCCTTTACAAAAATTGAACATATTGAATGGCCGCGATCTTCGCGTGCACGGCGCTCTAACCAACTGAGCTTATAGGCCTTGATGATTGGTATAATCAAATAAACCTGATGATATAAAAAATTGGCAAAAATAACCATTTGGTCCCTATTTcaaatatttttgaattatttagTCCCTCCAAACATAAATCGAATTCAATTGTCCCTCAAACGTTAATTTTTGAACTACTTAATCTCTCGTCCGTTAAATTTGGCTAAGGTGTCAATTTTAGCCAATCATAACTTGACACGTGTACATGATGTGTAAAAAAATTACAGCTAGACTTTGTTTTAAATCGAACCGGACCGAAATCGAACCGAAATTAAACCGAAATTGTAAAATCATTAGTCTTCTCTTCCAACAAGATCACAAGAGGTTGGGAGGTTGGTTACCGGAAGGACGCCATTTTCCGATGCCGCCCAGGCAGCTGGATGCATTGGGTGTACAGGAGGAAAGCTGGATGATGTTACTGTTATTGTATCAGTGCTTCACCGGAGAGAGTGAAGAAAGTCCGTTCATATATGCATTCTGGGAATTTTCTTTTGTGAATATTCAATCATTCGAGAATGTTGCATTTAGCCATATATTCCATAACAGAAAAATAACACCCATCAagttatagatataaattatatattcCATTCAAACTTTGAAATCGAATTACATTTCTTCAAAAACCCTAGATTACTTTACTTAGTAATTCTACTTAACCACCGAAGCCGTACAACGTCCTCCCCTGCCTCTTGAGAGCATAGACGACGTCCATGGCTGTGACAGTCTTGCGGCGGGCGTGCTCGGTGTAGGTGACGGCGTCGCGGATGACGTTCTCGAGGAAGATCTTGAGGACGCCGCGGGTCTCCTCGTAGATCAAGCCGCTGATCCTCTTGACGCCGCCTCTCCTGGCGAGACGGCGGATGGCAGGCTGGTGATTCCCTGGATGTTGTCGCGGAGGACCTTCCTGTGCCTCTTGGCTCCTCCCTTTCCCAATCCTTTGCCTCCCTTGCCACGTCCAGACATCTCTCGAACAAATCAAATCAAATTAGGGTTCTGAAATCTCGAAACAAGGCTGAGTATTTTATTTGGCCAAGTACAGAGAGCCTTTTATATGTAAGTGGTTGTGAATGGAGAATGACTGTGGATCGTTCGATTAGATTAAAATCGACGGTTTAATGTAAGTGGTTGCCAATAGTTTACAATTTCGGTTTAATTTCGGTTCGATTTCGGTCCGGTTCGATTTAAAACAAAGTCTAGCTGTAATTTTTTATACGTCATGTACACGTGTCAAGTTAtgattggttaaaattgacatctCGACCAAATTTAACGATCCTAACGGACGAGGGATTAAGTAGTTCAAAAATTAATGTTTGAGAAACAATTTAATTCGATTTATGTTTGGAATGACTAAATAGTTCAGAAATGTTTGAAACAGGGATCAAATAATTACTTTTTACCCTAAAAAATTGCAACTTCAAGCCTTGCTCTAATTATATGCATGGTTTGATTTGATATTAATTCTAGAGACTTTATCTCACAAACAAATTTTAGTCCCCTTGAGTTATATAGAACCAGAATTTCATTGGGCTTTTTTTAGTACATATTTGTCCAAAGACTAAAGACTGGATCGTGTAAAGTACATAAGAAAATGAGGCCAAGTTAGTAACTTGCTAGTTGCTTGCTATCACCAGAGCAGACGTAAAAAAAACATAATTTTTCAAGTCACCCAAAACCGGACTCATCTAACTCAAACCGTAAGCGATTCTAAGAAAACCGCTTACACTATGACAGGTTTTTCTTGATGAATGCGATGATTTCGATTTTGGGTGAATTCCTTTAGCAATTGATATCCAACATTACCATAAATCACCTAAAGGGAAATATAACAGAAATTGTCTGAGAAGAGAAAATAACAGAAAATAGTAAGAATATAACTGAAAGCCTTTGAGATTATGCAAGTACAACAAAATTTCCTGGAATAGGAAGTCTCTGCTGCTGAAACTGAATTTAAGCTTTCTATTTCTAGCTTAAATGACTGCACAAATTAACAAAAGTCAGTTTACACTTGTTTTGTTGGAGAAACATGTTGGAAGCCGGACAGAATAAAACTTGTAGGATGAAGTCTCGTAATGCATTGAGAATTGCAGACCATCTGTTTGTAAAATTTCCTCAATGAACACAATTTCTCAATGGACCATTGACTCTATGACCCCATCTGATAAGTTAGGTTAATCCTCAATTGACCTTAATAATCTGGTCTATGGCACCAATTTAGAAAATCTCCAGACCACAACAAAAGAAGATTGATCACCCAGACAATTACtagttaattacaaattgatcaagtTTAGCATTAACTCGATCTGTTTACCTTGATCTCCCAGAAGACCCGCCGCCGGCGCCGCCACCAGATCCATACATATGATTCTGATGATGCCCCATCGACATCATAGTTGACCCAACTCCACCGTACATCCCAGCACCGCCGCTACCAAACCCAAACCACCCCCAGAATTGCCACTATTTTCAACACTGCCATCACCTTGTTGCGTTTTCCCTAAATTACCAGTCTTCTCTCCTTCCATCTCCCTAAACCTCTGCAAGTAAATCTTCAATGGCTCGACGTACTCCTCGAATCCCAAAGTCGTCATAGCCCACAACAGATCATCACCGTTGATTGTCTTTCTCTTCTCCCTCTGGCACTTATCGGACGCTTCTCCGGTGATAAAGCTTATGAACTCGGATACGCACTCTTGAACTGTCTCTTTGGCGTCTTTTGAGATCTTGGCGTTAGCTGGTAGAGCTTTTTTCATGATTCTGCTGACGTTAGCGATTGGTAAGAATCTGTCATGCTCTCTTGCTGATACCTCGCCGTTGTTGCCGTCGTTGTAATGTCCTCCTGAGTCGTTGTCCGAGTCCGCCATTGATACAGTTGTCAGCTCTCTACTCTTGTCTCAATTTAAAAAGTAAATAAAATGGTGGATTGAATTGTAAGATACAAAGTTGGAATCTCTGCAACTGTGTTTGGAATATGCTATGCTTTAACGCTAAACTTGCTTAAAGTAGTACTTTATCTTTTCTAAGTCTCCGATACTTTCAGCATACGAAACTCGAAACAATAAGCTTTACTACTATATCTTAATTGAATAAATAAATGTTAACTTTTTTTTCGAAGGTTACTTATAAGTCATAATATGTTGTTATCGTCAAAAAAAAAAAGTCATAATATGTTGTTATGATAACGATATTATTTATTATGGGGTAGATAATTGTGGACCGTTCATTTGGTGATAAGTTTGGAAACGTGGATGAATAGATGACCATAATTTTTCCATCCTAGTCTGATTTGCATACGGATATGTTTGAGCTCACGTTCTTATTATCTGGTAGCGAAAGGAAGAACTTCCCCTCCCCAATGAATGGTGAAATGTACATTTTGGTCCTTAGCTAATGAAAGCAGATCAAATCAACCCATACAAATTGTATTATCGAAACAACGGAAAACAGGCCCGATCTATAGCGTTGGGCCACTCAGATGAAATGGGCGAATGGCCTTTTCAAAAAGTGAGTCAGTTGCCGTTGAGCTTCTCCGTGATTAACTTGTAAATGAAGTAACAATATATTTTACCTGTAGAAATATATTTGTACGTCACTAAGTTTATAATGCCTCCGTCCTTAATGAACTGTTATTTTTTCCTATACAATTTAcataaaaaatgataattaattaggGATGGAAGGAGTATATTGTTGTTCACCCAATCCTGTGTTACTCATGTACTAGCTCTGAAAATGGCTCGATGCATTAACTGATTTCTATATCTACCTTTTTTTTGTGTGTAGATAATTAATGTCTAACTAAGCATAAAAATTAAGATGATACACTTTACGCTTGGATGATGActtcatttatttatttacttacttGTCAACAGGATGGAGATAGTTGGTTGGGGATAGGCTTGAAAATGGATTTCTAATCTTCCTTAAAGTagtataatacatatattttatGGTTGTTTCGTCCAACAAATGAGTATGTCTGAAGAACATGTAAGTTTGACATGACTCTTCGGAATGGAGAGGGGTTAAACGACCATTTAAGGGTCTACAACTTGAGATCAGTATATAAGGTTCGCCTCGTAATCATGGATCAATGGTGCATCGTTGGAGAAATACTTATATGCTCTCGTAGAGATCGGTATGTAAATGTGTGTATTATGAGTGTTTAGAGGCCATCAAGAGTGTTTATAGATATTAGACCGTGTCTAATATGACATGATTGCCTCTGAGTATTCCTAGTTGACTTCTGTTTCATGTTGTATGTGAGACGGTTTGTAACGTGTCGCTCGAGTTTCATTGGGTGGCATCCCATCGGACGTACTTGACTGGCCGATGGAAGAGTGGTCGGGCTACGTTCTTCCCGTTAGCCTATTTCCCTATCAATGGATTTGCTTTAAACACTTTCACTATAACTAGGTATAATTAAACAAATTTGAccgatttaattatgatttaagttAAAGTTAGAGAAATCTTATCTGAGATCGAAAATGGTAACCAGTTTAGGTGTGATTTAAGTAGGCTACCAAACCAGATATAAACTTCTCAACGTCACACTCTTTCGTCTTTCTACTTATTTCACTCACCTGGGCTCTCTCTAATCAACTCCTCCTGGATCTCATGTACTTTGACTTTCAttttgtattattaattaatttattactCCCTACATCACAAAATAGATACAAAATTTTTATATGTAATTTACATTAAAAAATTTACATTTATTTTGAGACGGAAATAGTATTATATACTCCCTCCGTATATAAATAGAAGACACTTTCACTTTTTAAATTTATTGCAAATTTGATGTATCTAGACAATAATGATGACTAGATACATCAAATTTACAATGAATCTAAAAAGTGAAAACATTTTCTATTTATAGGGAATATTACTCTATGTACTACTTGGGGCGTCTGTAAATTCCCGCTAATTTTTAGTCCATTCACACCTATTTCAAATGTTTGGTTATGAAGACAGTTTTACCCTATTAATCTTTTCAAAATGTTATCAATTATACGGATTTGTCTATTTGGGCATAATATTTTAAAACTATTAGCTTGAGTAATTTTCAAGTAATATAGAAATGTCGCATGGTTATTTTAATTTTACCCAGTATAAGTTTAATTTACTTGTTCTTTCTTTTAAATCTCCAAATAATTTGATTTTGTTGGAGAAGAATAAGTTTCAGAGACAGACAGAGAGGAAGAACCTTGAGCAGGGTTGTTAATTTGTTATGCTATGAAGATATGGGcaatttcattttttttaaattgtTTGGGACTAAAATGATACTTTGGCTAGCCTGTGAGTTGTGACACCGTATTTATAGAAAGGGTAAAACTCTCCGAATTTGACACTAGCGTGAATTGACCGAAAATAAGCGTCCGATACCCACTTGTTGTATTTGGTTCCATCAAAAAAAAATTGTTGTATTTGGTGACCAAAACAATAGTCCTCCTCGATCGTGTCATATCTAAGCTAAGCCTAATAAATAACGAATTATATATACACGTCACATATATTGTTCGATAGATTATATTATTTTTTAAAGTTACGTGAATTGTTCCCatttgtttatacatatatatagtttTTTTAAGTTACATATATATggtgcttatatatatataaagattataagTTAGATTAGAGAGACATTTTATAACTTACTTTAAGCCAAGAAAAACAAAGAAGATGAGCTGCTTTTGTGGCTATCACCGTCTAATAATTCTCTCCACCTTGTTCTTCTTGGTGGAATCGTCAATGGCTCGGAATCCATTAATATCGAACAGAGAAGATATGGTGGAAATGGCTGGTTATGGAGAAGAGAAGCTTTCAACTGTCACAATCTCTGGCTCGGTTCTTTGTGATGCTCGTCTCCACCAAGGTGAACCTCGTCATGAATTGCCCGTACAAGGTTTGTGTGAATTACATCTATTCATTTTCCATTATTGTTCTTTATTAATTCTTGATCATCTTGGCTTCGCCAGTTTTACATCTATTCATTTTCCATTATACTACTATCTCCGTCCGAAAACATATAGAAAAAGAGACAAGTATATCCGTAATAATTAAGAGTTCATGAATATGTAGATTATTGAGTATCCGTACTTTTTTCTACTCGATCCCTCTATTCCACAACAATCGTCTAAAAGCACTTTTTACattcattcatatatataaagccatTCATTTGTAGCAATTAACGCGCAGAACGAATTGCGTATTCCTTTTTACTTCATTCACAATATATAATCATGTCCTTATTTAACTGGATGTTGGATCTAGAACTTCCATTACACTTACATTGTGAAGTCGTATTTTTTTCTTTAGCCAAAATATTTACAAGATATCAAATTTGCATTCCTTCAATTATGATCATATAAGGGATCCTTTTGCTTTCAGAGGTGGTTAATATTTCGTTGATGCTTGTTAACCAAGAAAATTAATAGTTAGATAAGCCCTCCTTACAAGATAAAAGAATGGAATATGGGATGAGAAAGAAGGAATTGCGAAGGGAAGAAGTTCAATCAGAAGGGGGAGGGAGAAGAAGATAGCCGTGAGACTGGTTAAGGAGAAACTAGAATTGTATTATTAATTTGATCAAAAGATAATTCTGTAAAACAACTAGTAATTAAATATTACCTAGCTAATTGATGATACCTAAACTTAAAAAGATTAAAAGACATAAATCTATCTAAATCTAAAAGGACTCGAATTAACCGAAACTTAAACCTAAAAGGATAAAAGACATAAAACTATCTAAACCTAAAAGGACTCGAATTAACCAGAACCAGCCAGTTCACTAATAAAAATTTAGCATGCACGGATCATACGTCTAGCTAGCTTTAAGATAGggtgaaaagtccatttttcttccGAGCTTTGATAGCTAGCTATGTCAGATCATTATTCATGTAATTTATATCGATTTCCTCAGAAATATATTCTTGGATTAATAATGGGGAGAGAGTACTTTTGAGCCGGAGAATACTCTATATTAATCGCAAGAAGATTAAGGATATTACTCTATACGTAAATCGATCACTTTAGTAACTCACTTCCAACGTATTCGCATAGGTGAATTATGTACGAGTTTCTAATAATTCCAACAATTTACCTAGTTTGGAGATCGAAATAGAATTTTATTCAGGATTATCAATTGCTGACACGATTCATTTCGACCACCCTTATCAATACTTGTATTTATGTATTTGTAATATATACTTACATGGAGATTTGTAAGGTAGACAATCATGATCAAATTAATTAATCTCCAAAATAAGTAATTAATCAATCATTGACTGTATTCCACGTAACTTGGCAGGTGCTTTGGTGGGAGTTCATTGTCAAAGTAGAGGCAAAGGCAAATCAATTAGTTGTTCAGAAGCTGAAACAGACGAGGTTGGAGATTTCCTTATCGATCTTCCTTCCCACCTTCATGCAACTCCCAACTTAGAAGACATATGTTCCGTCAAAGTTCTTCGATTACCGAAAACGTCACCATGTCGTCGACGATCGGCTAAAAACGTCGTCGGAATGAGGAAACCAGAAGTATACGGACTGAAACTTGCATCACTTGGCAATGGTATTCGGACATATAAAGCAGGAAAGCTAAAGTTGCATCATCATTCAACGTCGTCGTCGTCTAATCCTTCAACTATCGGCAATATTAGGAAAAATATTATAAAGAAATGGAAATTAATTAAACATATTTAATCAATGTGGTATATTTATACATACTTTTTATTTTTGGAGATAATATGATGTTCAGCTCATATTGGATGGCGCTCTATAGTCACATATGATTGAGTTATCCGGTGTTTTAATTAATTCCGCTGCTTAATATGTTGTAAATAGTAAAATTACAATGGGAAAGAAATGGATTTCGGATCATGGGACATACATATCGTGTGGGGAAATTCCACTCGTTTAGAGCAAACATTTAACGAGTCGGACCGAATAGTTTACTAACTTCTGAGtattttaata encodes:
- the LOC139885085 gene encoding uncharacterized protein encodes the protein MARNPLISNREDMVEMAGYGEEKLSTVTISGSVLCDARLHQGEPRHELPVQGALVGVHCQSRGKGKSISCSEAETDEVGDFLIDLPSHLHATPNLEDICSVKVLRLPKTSPCRRRSAKNVVGMRKPEVYGLKLASLGNGIRTYKAGKLKLHHHSTSSSSNPSTIGNIRKNIIKKWKLIKHI